The sequence below is a genomic window from Methylocystis sp. IM3.
GATGGTGGGCTCAGAGCGGTCGGAAATCGCTCGTCGAGTGCAATGGCATAAGCCTGCCTGACTGCGAGACAGACAAGTCGAGCAGAGACGAAAGTCGGTCATAGTGATCCGGTGGTCCCTCGTGGAAGGGCCATCGCTCAACGGATAAAAGGTACGCCGGGGATAACAGGCTGATAACCCCAAGAGTCCATATCGACGGGGTTGTTTGGCACCTCGATGTCGGCTCATCACATCCTGGGGCTGGAGAAGGTCCCAAGGGTTCGGCTGTTCGCCGATTAAAGTGGTACGTGAGCTGGGTTCAGAACGTCGTGAGACAGTTCGGTCCCTATCTGCCGTGGGTGTAGGAGAATTGAGAGGATTTGTCCCTAGTACGAGAGGACCGGGATGAACATACCTCTGGTGGACCTGTTGTGGCGCCAGCCGCAGTGCAGGGTAGCTATGTATGGACGGGATAACCGCTGAATGCATCTAAGCGGGAAACCCACCTCAAAACGAGTTCTCCCTCGAGAGCCGTGGAAGACGACCACGTTGATAGGCCGGGTGTGGAAGCGCGGCGACGCGCGTAGCTTACCGGTACTAATAGCTCGATCGGCTTGATCGCTCTCATTTATCAACGCCCATCCTCATAACAGTGAGGACGGCTGGAAAGACCCTTGCTTCAATATGTGTTTCGCCGGCCTGGTGGCCTTCGGCGAAGCGATCAGACCCGATCCCATCCCGAACTCGGCCGTCAAACGCTTCCGCGCCAATGGTACTATGTCTCAAGACCTGGGAGAGTAGGTCGTCGCCAGGCCTGCCAAACACATAAATCAGCCTCTTCCGATCCAAACATAAAAGCGCCGCCCACTTCCGCGGCGCTTTTTAGCGTCAGTCCCTCGGCGCGGGGTGGAGCAGCCCGGTAGCTCGTCAGGCTCATAACCTGAAGGTCGCAGGTTCAAATCCTGCCCCCGCATCCAAGGACTTCAAAAATTAGCAAAAAATCGAAAATAGACGGCGGAGCATCCGCTAGGCATCGCCGCAGCGCGCGCGAAAGCATGTTTCCCATGCGAGGCTTCCCGCGCTTCAATTATTGACCAGTGTTCGCACGCTCCCAACCGCGCAGGATGAAATTCATCCTGCGCTTCCAAGGAGACGCGCGACGCAGCTTCCCAGCGATGGGCGCCACGGCGGTAATCGTAGCCCGTAGCGCGCGATGAGCTTTCCATTGTCCAGCCGCGAATTCGCCGGCCGTCGTGCGGGCGTCGGGTAATCGGCTGTGGTGATGTGCTTGACGTGGACGGGACGGCGTCCGCGCCGCTCCGCCTCGGCGAAGGTCGCCTCCGCGACGTCGGCCCAACTCGCCTCGCCTGCGCCGGAGAGATGAAAAACGCCCCGCAAATCCGGCGCAGGGTCGTCGACCAGGCGACGGGCGAGGATGAAAATCGCATCGGCGATGTCGATCGCGCTCGTGGGATTGCCGATCTGGTCGGCGACGACCGAGATTTCGTCGCGCGTTTCTCCGAGGCGCAGCATGGTTTTGACGAAATTCACTCCGAAAGGGCTGTAGACCCAGGCCGTTCGCAAAATGACGTGATTGTCATGGGCTGCGGCGATCCCTTGCTCGCCCGCCAGCTTGGAGCGCCCGTAGGCGCTCGTCGGCCCCGTGGGGTCGTCCTCGCGATAGGGGCGGTCCAAGGTGCCATCGAAAACGTAATCGGTCGACAGATGAAGCAGCGGCACATTCAGCTCGGCCGCCGCCTCGGCGACGTGAGCGGCGCCCGCGCCATTGATGCGCATGGCGATCTCCGCTTCGCTCTCAGCCTTGTCCACGGCCGTATAGGCGGCCGCATTGACGATGGCGTCGCAGCGGGCATGACGCAGGCCCGCGAGAACGGCGTTCCGCAGGCCGAGATCCAGCTGAGGGCGTCCCAGCGCCGTGATTTCAATGTCCTTCGCCGCGCGCTCGATCAGGGCGCTGACGACCTGGCCGGTGAGGCCGGTGACGGCGATTCGCAAAGTCATGACGCGCCTTTGTCCGGATGACGACTG
It includes:
- the rfbD gene encoding dTDP-4-dehydrorhamnose reductase; the protein is MRIAVTGLTGQVVSALIERAAKDIEITALGRPQLDLGLRNAVLAGLRHARCDAIVNAAAYTAVDKAESEAEIAMRINGAGAAHVAEAAAELNVPLLHLSTDYVFDGTLDRPYREDDPTGPTSAYGRSKLAGEQGIAAAHDNHVILRTAWVYSPFGVNFVKTMLRLGETRDEISVVADQIGNPTSAIDIADAIFILARRLVDDPAPDLRGVFHLSGAGEASWADVAEATFAEAERRGRRPVHVKHITTADYPTPARRPANSRLDNGKLIARYGLRLPPWRPSLGSCVARLLGSAG